In Arcobacter ellisii, a genomic segment contains:
- a CDS encoding DMT family transporter translates to MNKNLFHILMVFAMIFWGASWISTKVLTNYVNEYELVFLRMGICFISMFPLIYFFKLSFKFDLKSFIFILIASVILTLYSIVMFLGVQHGTGSFGGALVTTLIPIITFILIALLNKKTISLKHSFALILGAFGVLNMLNIWNFNLNEIFSKDNIYFLLAAFLWSILTIITSKATKINAFVFTFYTYIVSSFTLFVFFVDGNIFHKIVDFDFIFWFNMFVITILSTTFATSIYFIGATKLGAKEVSSYIFLVPASALSIGAIFLGEEITFNVIIGTIFTIIAIYILNNLNLLRLFKKNQ, encoded by the coding sequence ATGAATAAAAACTTATTTCATATTTTAATGGTTTTTGCCATGATTTTTTGGGGTGCTTCATGGATTAGCACCAAAGTTTTAACAAACTATGTAAATGAGTATGAATTAGTATTTCTTCGAATGGGTATTTGTTTTATATCTATGTTTCCATTAATCTATTTTTTCAAACTCTCTTTTAAATTTGATTTAAAATCTTTTATCTTTATTTTAATTGCTTCAGTGATTTTAACCCTTTATAGTATAGTTATGTTTTTAGGTGTTCAACATGGAACTGGAAGTTTTGGTGGGGCTTTAGTAACTACTTTAATTCCAATAATAACTTTTATATTAATTGCTTTATTAAATAAAAAAACTATTAGTTTAAAACACTCTTTTGCTTTGATTCTTGGTGCTTTTGGGGTTTTAAATATGCTAAATATTTGGAATTTTAATCTAAATGAGATATTTTCAAAAGATAATATATATTTTTTATTAGCTGCTTTTTTATGGTCAATTTTGACGATTATCACTTCAAAAGCTACAAAAATAAATGCTTTTGTTTTTACTTTTTATACTTATATAGTTTCAAGTTTTACGCTTTTTGTATTTTTTGTAGATGGAAATATTTTCCATAAAATTGTAGATTTTGATTTTATTTTCTGGTTTAATATGTTTGTTATTACTATTTTAAGTACAACTTTTGCTACTTCTATTTATTTCATTGGAGCTACAAAACTTGGTGCAAAAGAGGTTTCATCTTATATCTTTTTAGTTCCTGCAAGTGCACTTTCTATTGGAGCTATATTTTTAGGGGAAGAGATAACTTTTAATGTAATAATAGGAACAATATTTACAATAATTGCCATCTATATTTTAAATAATCTAAATTTACTTAGATTATTTAAAAAAAATCAATGA
- a CDS encoding molybdopterin molybdotransferase MoeA: MRNFISYKKSIEILNNIQLTKQTTQKLFITQALGKILAKDVIANHNSPEFPTSAMDGYAIRYEDLKSEFLEIIAKNPAGYVVESEVSLNKCIKTFTGSLMPKGSDTLIPIENVEVIENKIKIKKDVPFAFAVREMGENYKKDEVLIKKGTKIGFAEIGVLASLNISMIEVVVNPIIAVASTGSEVLDLGEIQTNDSQIRSSNHLTLEVLFKSNGAEVLQMGVVKDDIDSIANLFETALQKADIVVTTGGVSVGDYDFVQDVIKDKLKAEVLFHGVSIKPGMHILIALKDKKIIVALPGFAYSSTVCAILYVLPLIYKFRNSNESLPIIKAKITQDFPKKTDKTVFTACNVKYLNGEYVIDFEGKKEGTSAILTNMLESPALLIQDEDSKDLKSGDLVDILLLNQLK, translated from the coding sequence ATGCGAAATTTTATTAGTTACAAAAAATCTATTGAAATATTAAATAATATTCAATTAACAAAACAAACTACACAAAAACTGTTTATTACTCAAGCATTAGGAAAAATTTTAGCAAAAGATGTGATAGCAAATCATAATAGCCCAGAATTTCCAACTTCTGCAATGGATGGTTATGCAATTAGATATGAAGATTTAAAAAGTGAGTTTTTAGAAATAATTGCAAAAAATCCTGCTGGTTATGTTGTTGAATCTGAAGTTAGTTTAAATAAATGTATAAAAACTTTTACAGGTTCACTTATGCCAAAAGGTAGTGATACTTTAATTCCTATTGAAAATGTTGAAGTAATTGAGAATAAAATTAAAATAAAAAAAGATGTTCCATTTGCTTTTGCTGTAAGAGAAATGGGGGAAAATTATAAAAAAGATGAAGTTCTAATAAAAAAAGGAACAAAAATTGGATTTGCAGAAATTGGTGTTTTAGCATCATTAAATATTTCAATGATTGAAGTGGTTGTTAATCCAATTATTGCGGTTGCAAGTACAGGAAGTGAAGTTTTAGATTTAGGTGAAATTCAAACAAATGATTCTCAAATTAGAAGTTCAAATCATCTTACTTTAGAAGTTTTATTTAAAAGTAATGGTGCAGAAGTTTTACAAATGGGTGTTGTAAAAGATGACATAGACTCTATTGCAAATCTATTTGAAACAGCTTTACAAAAAGCTGATATTGTTGTAACAACTGGTGGAGTTAGTGTTGGAGATTATGATTTTGTTCAAGATGTAATCAAAGATAAATTAAAAGCTGAAGTTTTATTTCATGGTGTATCAATCAAACCTGGAATGCATATTTTAATTGCACTTAAAGATAAAAAAATCATTGTGGCTCTTCCTGGATTTGCTTATTCTTCAACTGTTTGTGCAATACTTTATGTTTTACCTCTAATTTATAAATTTAGAAACTCAAATGAATCTTTACCAATAATTAAAGCAAAAATAACTCAAGATTTCCCTAAAAAAACAGATAAAACTGTATTTACTGCTTGTAATGTAAAATATTTAAATGGTGAATATGTTATTGATTTTGAAGGAAAAAAAGAGGGAACAAGTGCAATTTTAACAAATATGCTTGAAAGCCCTGCTCTTTTAATTCAAGATGAAGATAGTAAAGATTTAAAATCTGGAGATTTGGTAGATATATTATTATTAAACCAATTAAAATAA
- a CDS encoding ATP-binding protein, translated as MVELSKKISTIVGKTNAEYGLIKEGDRILVGFSGGKDSLTLIHALNRIKKIAPYNFEFKAVTVTYGMGEQVEFLSNHCKEHGIEHEIIDTQIFELAGEKIRKNSSFCSFFSRMRRGYLYSTAQEQGYNKVALGHHLDDAMESFFMNFFYNGTMRSMPPIYKAENGLEVIRPLIFCRERQLRAFANTNEINVIGDEACPGLRFDVKMPHARATTKELLAKLEEENPKIFVSMKAAFSNIQLSTFFYKDIKELTDEVTEEDNII; from the coding sequence TTGGTTGAATTAAGTAAAAAAATTTCTACAATTGTAGGTAAAACTAATGCTGAATATGGATTAATTAAAGAGGGTGATAGAATATTAGTTGGATTTTCTGGTGGAAAAGATTCTTTAACGCTAATTCATGCCTTAAATAGAATAAAAAAAATAGCTCCATACAATTTTGAATTTAAAGCTGTAACTGTAACTTATGGTATGGGCGAACAAGTTGAGTTTTTAAGTAATCATTGCAAAGAACATGGAATTGAACACGAAATAATTGATACTCAAATTTTTGAATTAGCTGGTGAAAAAATCAGAAAAAATTCATCTTTTTGTTCATTTTTTTCAAGAATGAGAAGAGGGTATTTATACTCAACAGCACAAGAACAAGGATATAACAAAGTAGCTCTTGGGCATCATTTAGATGATGCAATGGAATCATTTTTTATGAATTTCTTTTATAACGGAACAATGCGTTCTATGCCTCCAATTTATAAAGCAGAAAATGGTTTAGAAGTTATAAGACCACTTATTTTTTGTAGAGAGAGACAATTACGTGCATTTGCAAATACAAATGAAATCAATGTAATTGGTGATGAAGCTTGTCCAGGTCTTAGATTTGATGTAAAAATGCCACATGCAAGAGCAACAACAAAAGAGTTATTAGCAAAACTTGAAGAAGAAAATCCTAAAATTTTCGTTTCAATGAAAGCTGCTTTTAGCAATATTCAACTATCAACATTCTTTTATAAAGATATAAAAGAATTAACAGATGAAGTAACGGAAGAAGATAATATTATATGA
- a CDS encoding DUF523 domain-containing protein — MKILVSSCLLGEDVRYDGNNSSIAFDPKFPFSLKELFMDILCENEIYSFCPEVAGGLPIPRISAEIVKNDKPFIVKNQEGLDVTINFLLGAKKALDICKEENIKVALLKSKSPSCGNKEIYDGTFSSNLINGQGLTAKLLEENGIKVFNENELKELNKFIKTNK, encoded by the coding sequence ATGAAAATATTAGTATCTTCTTGTTTATTGGGAGAAGATGTTAGATATGATGGAAACAATTCATCTATCGCATTTGATCCAAAATTTCCATTCTCACTAAAAGAATTATTTATGGATATTTTATGTGAAAATGAAATCTATTCATTTTGCCCAGAAGTTGCAGGAGGTTTGCCAATTCCTCGAATCTCAGCTGAAATAGTAAAAAATGATAAACCTTTTATAGTAAAAAATCAAGAAGGGCTTGATGTAACAATAAATTTTTTATTAGGTGCAAAAAAAGCTTTAGATATTTGTAAAGAAGAGAATATAAAGGTTGCTCTTTTAAAATCAAAATCTCCATCTTGTGGAAATAAAGAGATTTATGATGGTACTTTTTCTTCTAATTTGATTAATGGTCAAGGTTTAACAGCAAAATTACTTGAAGAAAATGGAATAAAAGTATTTAATGAAAATGAATTAAAAGAGTTAAATAAGTTTATAAAAACTAATAAATAG
- the trxC gene encoding thioredoxin TrxC, producing the protein MSKVNVVCPHCLKINAIPVKDSYSKANCGSCKKSLLDTTPIELNEINFDHIIVNSEIPVIVDFWAPWCGPCKMFAPIFTQVAQKYPLKALFVKVNTEVEQTLSRKFSIMSIPTLIVYKNGIEKKRVSGALDPLRLSNLVNESL; encoded by the coding sequence ATGTCAAAAGTAAATGTAGTATGTCCTCACTGTTTAAAAATAAATGCAATTCCCGTAAAAGATAGTTATTCTAAAGCAAATTGTGGTAGTTGTAAAAAATCATTACTTGATACAACACCAATTGAGTTAAATGAAATAAATTTTGATCATATTATTGTAAATTCAGAAATTCCAGTAATTGTAGATTTTTGGGCACCTTGGTGTGGACCTTGTAAAATGTTTGCTCCAATTTTTACACAAGTAGCACAAAAATACCCTTTAAAAGCTTTGTTTGTTAAAGTTAATACAGAAGTAGAACAAACTTTATCAAGAAAATTTTCAATTATGTCTATTCCCACACTTATTGTTTATAAAAATGGAATAGAGAAAAAGAGAGTTTCAGGTGCATTAGACCCATTAAGACTTTCAAATTTAGTAAATGAGAGTTTATAA
- a CDS encoding putative metalloprotease CJM1_0395 family protein, whose amino-acid sequence MELTDNYQNLSSIYQELSIKKGQLAKIDKKELEKSTFEKTDTVVLGAEKYDENDYQRVLNKFKNKDSEIRTHEQTHASSAATTSAINYNYQIGPDGKLYAMGGSVRFDTSIPNDPQSAKIKLEQLKDASSSVSSMSGADSSIAQTANLNKMLLESLKQGFNYEN is encoded by the coding sequence ATGGAACTAACTGATAATTATCAAAACTTATCATCAATTTATCAAGAATTGTCTATAAAAAAAGGACAATTAGCAAAAATTGATAAAAAAGAGTTAGAAAAATCTACTTTTGAAAAAACTGATACAGTTGTATTAGGCGCTGAAAAATATGATGAAAATGATTATCAACGAGTTTTGAATAAATTTAAAAATAAAGATAGTGAAATAAGAACTCATGAGCAAACGCATGCTTCAAGTGCAGCGACAACAAGTGCAATAAATTATAATTATCAAATTGGTCCTGATGGAAAATTATATGCAATGGGTGGAAGCGTTAGATTTGATACATCTATTCCAAATGATCCACAAAGTGCTAAAATTAAACTTGAACAATTAAAAGATGCATCTAGTTCTGTTAGTTCTATGAGTGGAGCTGATTCAAGTATAGCTCAAACAGCAAATTTGAATAAAATGTTATTAGAAAGTTTAAAACAAGGATTTAATTATGAGAATTGA
- a CDS encoding diguanylate cyclase domain-containing protein: MIYNFLKSTTLKLLMLVCTVLGTLIVSALLFYSQIEQLKKQIDNIYFGNLIPIIKLQIISDNFQEITACRKIKYNCEFKKEQEIILQEWDYYYKAYKNEDEKIVVDTINNEILQSFKDNKYNLFINILKRVDFLIKYETQQAFKQRKAFLDDYEQMKNYLFYNIVLILFLSFVIIAYIIYQVIKKDRQLTVLNKKYKIDSITDSMTKLYNRKYFDTIFDNMPFISNANNWKCAFIMVDIDYFKQYNDTYGHDLGDVTLKKVATSLKEYFNKKYEFVFRLGGEEFGVILFDTDINTLENCLKDMNRRIVELQIEHKNSKILDVVSISMGAIIYEPNSYISANKLYKFADECLYKSKENGRNQYHIYNKGNE, translated from the coding sequence ATGATATATAATTTTCTAAAATCAACTACTTTAAAATTATTAATGCTTGTATGTACTGTTTTAGGTACATTAATAGTTTCTGCACTATTATTTTATAGTCAAATTGAACAGTTAAAAAAACAGATTGACAATATATATTTTGGAAATTTAATTCCTATCATAAAACTTCAAATTATTTCTGATAATTTTCAAGAAATCACCGCTTGTAGAAAGATAAAATATAATTGTGAATTTAAAAAAGAACAAGAAATCATACTTCAAGAATGGGATTATTACTATAAAGCTTATAAAAATGAAGATGAGAAAATAGTTGTTGATACAATCAATAATGAAATTCTTCAATCCTTTAAAGACAACAAATATAATCTTTTTATTAATATTTTAAAAAGAGTTGATTTTCTAATAAAATATGAAACACAACAAGCTTTTAAACAAAGAAAAGCTTTTTTAGATGATTATGAGCAAATGAAAAATTATCTTTTTTATAATATTGTTTTAATTTTATTTTTATCTTTTGTGATTATTGCTTATATTATCTATCAAGTTATAAAAAAAGATAGACAATTAACTGTATTAAATAAAAAGTATAAAATCGATTCTATTACTGATTCTATGACAAAACTTTATAATAGAAAATATTTTGATACAATTTTTGATAATATGCCATTTATTTCAAATGCCAATAATTGGAAATGTGCTTTTATTATGGTTGATATAGACTATTTCAAACAATATAATGATACATATGGACACGATTTAGGAGATGTTACACTTAAAAAAGTTGCAACAAGTTTAAAAGAGTATTTTAATAAAAAATATGAATTCGTTTTTAGATTAGGTGGAGAAGAATTTGGTGTAATTTTGTTTGATACAGATATAAATACCTTAGAAAATTGTCTAAAAGATATGAATAGAAGAATTGTCGAATTACAAATTGAGCATAAAAATAGTAAAATACTTGACGTTGTTTCAATTTCAATGGGAGCTATAATATATGAACCAAATTCATATATCTCAGCTAACAAACTTTATAAATTTGCAGATGAATGTTTATATAAGTCAAAAGAAAATGGAAGAAATCAATATCATATTTATAACAAAGGAAATGAATGA
- a CDS encoding CDP-alcohol phosphatidyltransferase family protein, translated as MSFLFNKYNHFNLANIVTFFNIASGLFAIYFLTHHQFFAAALFAWLAGGFDIVDGKIARKYNLSTQFGIQLDSFADFLSFVIVPTMFIYFAVIDTKEPFLSVPLIIFAFVYYVISGLRRLIQFNINADEGKVEKYFTGVPTPLGAILLWIVYLIFLTGFISETFVLFMMIIIGYLLNSKVKIPHL; from the coding sequence ATGAGTTTTTTGTTTAATAAGTACAATCATTTTAATTTAGCAAATATTGTTACTTTTTTTAATATTGCATCAGGATTATTTGCAATATATTTTTTGACACATCATCAATTTTTTGCAGCTGCACTTTTTGCTTGGCTTGCAGGTGGATTTGATATAGTTGATGGAAAAATCGCTAGAAAATACAATCTTTCAACACAATTTGGTATTCAATTAGATTCTTTTGCAGATTTTTTATCATTTGTAATTGTTCCTACTATGTTTATTTATTTTGCAGTAATTGATACAAAAGAACCTTTTTTAAGTGTTCCTTTAATTATCTTTGCATTTGTATATTACGTAATTTCTGGACTTAGAAGATTAATTCAATTTAATATAAATGCAGATGAAGGTAAGGTTGAAAAATATTTCACAGGTGTTCCAACTCCACTTGGTGCTATTTTATTATGGATAGTTTATTTAATTTTTTTAACAGGATTTATTTCAGAAACTTTTGTACTTTTTATGATGATAATTATTGGTTATCTATTAAATTCAAAAGTTAAAATTCCTCATTTATAA
- a CDS encoding exopolyphosphatase, with translation MNNEIVSVDLGSNSFRVLKYDCKNHEIISEYNEVVGMADGLVDTGIISKEAMLRVISAINHSCEVLKYEAKDAVCVTTAAMRKAKNNQEVLEFFKNETGINFEIIDGDEEARLTLLAVKYALKREKINSDNFILLDIGGGSTEIIVNTKDNYKAKSFDFGIVTMTQKFLKTHDLHNDLENKKIEIKKFLDSLNLDLTNYSFVATAGTPTTIAAIKLGQDFFSYDRNIVNGATVNLEDLTFCLNIFKDSSQEEITRLVGRGRVEFIEVGIFIYKTIFEVLNKKESIVLDDGLREGVAINYCLTKCRN, from the coding sequence ATGAATAATGAAATTGTAAGTGTAGATTTAGGCTCTAATTCTTTTAGAGTTCTAAAATATGATTGTAAAAATCATGAAATCATTTCAGAATATAATGAAGTAGTTGGAATGGCTGATGGTTTAGTAGATACAGGAATTATTTCAAAGGAAGCTATGTTAAGAGTAATATCTGCAATTAACCATTCTTGCGAAGTTCTAAAATATGAAGCAAAAGATGCTGTTTGTGTAACAACAGCTGCCATGAGAAAAGCTAAAAATAATCAAGAAGTTTTAGAATTTTTTAAAAATGAAACAGGAATAAATTTTGAAATAATTGATGGTGATGAAGAAGCAAGACTTACTTTACTTGCAGTTAAATATGCTTTAAAAAGAGAAAAAATCAATTCTGATAATTTTATACTTCTTGATATTGGTGGTGGTTCAACTGAAATTATTGTAAATACTAAAGATAACTATAAAGCAAAAAGTTTTGATTTTGGTATTGTAACAATGACTCAAAAATTTTTAAAAACACATGATTTACATAATGATTTAGAAAATAAAAAAATTGAGATTAAAAAGTTTTTGGACTCTTTAAATTTAGATTTAACAAATTATAGTTTTGTTGCAACTGCAGGAACACCAACAACTATCGCAGCAATTAAACTTGGACAAGATTTTTTTTCATATGACAGAAATATTGTAAATGGTGCAACAGTTAATCTTGAAGATTTAACTTTTTGTTTAAATATTTTTAAAGATTCTTCACAAGAAGAGATAACAAGACTTGTTGGTCGTGGTAGAGTTGAGTTTATTGAAGTTGGGATTTTTATTTATAAAACAATATTTGAAGTTTTAAATAAAAAAGAGTCAATAGTTTTAGATGATGGCTTAAGAGAAGGTGTTGCTATAAATTATTGTTTAACAAAGTGTAGAAATTAA
- a CDS encoding acetolactate synthase large subunit yields MKMTGAKMVVESLHQEGVEVVFGYPGGAIMNVYDEIYKQNYFQHILNRHEQASIIAAEGYARATGKTGVAIVTSGPGFTNAITGIADAYMDSIPLVIISGQVPTAIIGTDGFQEIDAVGISRPCTKHNYLVNKIEDLPRIIKEAFHIASTGRPGPVHVDIPKDITAQVAEFIYPSEINLPTYKPTVNYNKRQLKKAMEAISSAKKPLLYIGGGAILSNCAFEIRELARKLNIPAVETLMARGVMGDENPLFFGMLGMHGEFAANMAAYETDLLISLGARFDDRVTGRLDEFASKAKVIHVDIDPTSIAKLVVPDYPIVGDLKVTVKAMIEAIEENEFNDYTNWVDLLKDYREKEPLRYLDSNEVIKPQWPIQRVGKLLGDKAIISTDVGQHQMWTAQFYPFSYPRQWITSGGLGTMGFGLPAAMGVARAVKGTDKVTINFTGDGSILMNIQELMTCVEYDLPVINIVLNNNYLGMVRQWQTMFYENRLSETDLSAQPNFKMLVEAFGGLGYRVTTKEEFDAALKDAVEKKKPAMIEVVVARNEEVLPMVPNGHALNEMTLIEGAK; encoded by the coding sequence ATGAAGATGACTGGCGCAAAAATGGTTGTAGAATCATTACATCAAGAAGGGGTTGAAGTAGTATTTGGATACCCTGGAGGCGCTATTATGAACGTCTATGATGAAATATATAAACAAAACTATTTTCAACACATTCTAAATAGACATGAACAAGCTTCAATAATTGCAGCTGAAGGTTATGCAAGAGCAACTGGAAAAACAGGGGTTGCAATTGTTACAAGTGGTCCTGGATTTACAAATGCAATAACAGGAATTGCTGATGCTTATATGGATTCGATTCCATTAGTTATCATTTCAGGACAAGTTCCAACAGCAATTATAGGAACTGATGGTTTCCAAGAAATTGATGCAGTAGGAATTTCAAGACCTTGTACAAAACATAATTATTTAGTTAATAAAATTGAAGATTTACCAAGAATTATTAAAGAGGCGTTTCATATAGCAAGTACTGGAAGACCAGGACCTGTTCATGTGGATATTCCAAAAGATATTACAGCTCAAGTTGCTGAATTTATATATCCAAGTGAAATAAATTTACCAACTTATAAGCCAACGGTAAATTACAATAAAAGACAATTAAAAAAAGCAATGGAAGCAATTTCAAGTGCAAAAAAACCTCTTTTATATATAGGTGGTGGAGCAATATTATCTAATTGTGCATTTGAAATTAGAGAATTAGCTAGAAAATTAAATATTCCAGCAGTTGAAACTTTAATGGCAAGAGGAGTAATGGGTGATGAAAATCCATTATTCTTTGGAATGTTAGGAATGCATGGAGAATTTGCAGCTAATATGGCAGCTTATGAAACAGATTTATTAATCTCTTTAGGTGCAAGATTCGATGATAGGGTTACAGGAAGACTTGATGAGTTTGCTTCAAAAGCAAAAGTTATTCATGTTGATATTGACCCAACTTCAATTGCAAAATTAGTAGTTCCAGATTATCCAATAGTTGGAGATTTAAAAGTTACAGTTAAAGCTATGATTGAAGCTATTGAAGAAAATGAATTTAATGATTATACTAACTGGGTTGATTTATTAAAAGATTACAGAGAAAAAGAACCTTTAAGATATCTTGATTCAAATGAAGTTATTAAACCACAATGGCCAATCCAAAGGGTAGGGAAACTTTTAGGAGATAAAGCTATTATTTCTACAGATGTTGGTCAACATCAAATGTGGACTGCTCAATTTTATCCATTTTCATATCCAAGACAATGGATTACAAGTGGTGGTTTAGGAACTATGGGATTTGGATTACCAGCTGCTATGGGTGTAGCAAGAGCAGTTAAAGGAACTGATAAAGTTACTATAAACTTTACAGGCGATGGTTCTATTTTGATGAACATTCAAGAGCTTATGACTTGTGTAGAATATGATTTACCAGTAATTAATATAGTTTTAAATAACAACTATTTAGGAATGGTTAGACAATGGCAAACAATGTTCTATGAAAATAGATTATCAGAAACTGACTTATCTGCTCAACCAAATTTTAAAATGCTAGTTGAAGCTTTTGGTGGTTTAGGTTATAGAGTTACAACAAAAGAAGAGTTTGATGCTGCTTTAAAAGATGCAGTTGAAAAGAAAAAACCTGCAATGATTGAAGTAGTTGTTGCAAGAAATGAAGAGGTATTACCAATGGTTCCAAATGGACATGCGTTAAATGAAATGACATTAATTGAAGGAGCAAAATAA
- the ilvN gene encoding acetolactate synthase small subunit, with product MNNFNHYYDSETTRQVISVVVLNEHNVLSRIVGLFSARGYNIDSLTVAPIAESPYSRMTIVTTGDKRVIDQIVKQLNKLIPVLKVNEHKNVVEKDTVLMKFSIDNNLSDIDVIARAYHGAIQNVTDEAIIVSATDSSARIMNFIKVMQKFNPLEVVRSGIVAMER from the coding sequence ATGAATAACTTCAATCATTATTATGATAGTGAAACTACAAGACAAGTAATTTCTGTAGTTGTATTAAATGAACACAATGTATTATCTAGAATTGTTGGACTATTTTCAGCAAGAGGTTATAATATTGATTCATTAACTGTTGCTCCAATTGCTGAAAGTCCATATTCAAGAATGACAATAGTTACAACTGGTGATAAAAGAGTGATAGATCAAATTGTTAAACAATTAAATAAATTAATTCCTGTATTAAAAGTAAATGAACATAAAAATGTAGTTGAAAAAGATACTGTTTTAATGAAATTTTCAATTGATAATAATTTATCAGATATTGATGTAATAGCTCGTGCTTATCATGGAGCTATTCAAAATGTTACAGATGAAGCAATTATCGTAAGTGCTACTGATTCATCTGCAAGAATTATGAATTTTATTAAAGTTATGCAAAAATTCAATCCACTTGAAGTTGTAAGAAGTGGTATTGTAGCTATGGAAAGATAA